The region CATTGGATAGCTCCGAGAATAGATATGAGACCAGGGTTTGACTTGACGATGCCttttaaaatatgaaattgaatttgatagtTATTAATTATTACTGAATGCTAATTTTCTAATTGATAGTTTATATACCCTGTACATATCAACAatcaataaattgaattgaattcatgaGGAAATCCCGCCGGAAGTGATAAGGATCCGCGACCTTCAAAAAGTGTTTATCTGTTTCTAAGTAATGGCGGTGGCCTAAAAATGGGTATGAatttaaaacgtttttttttcttctaattAATCTTGCAGGGAATTGCtaattgtttatgaaaacCAGTAAATTAATCATGacttttttcacatttcagcTGCCAGGCACTCCTGACCTTTTTGCTTCTAAAAGTTCATCCTGTGCAAGTAGTGCAATGGTCGTCAGTGTCAGTGCAATTAATTGCCAATTGAATGTGTAATAAATTCTTCAATCAAGTTCTTTCAACAACTGCCTGGAACCAGTTAATGAATGATGGCCTCAGCATCATCAGTGAAGAAGGGAATGCGGCGGTTCTCGGCGTTACCAGTTTATGTAGTTGATGACCACAATGAAGTTCTACCATTCATATACCGATGCATCGGCTCCAAACATCTTCCGATGTCCGGAATAAAGATCATTCATTTTGACGCGCATCCTGATCTTTTGATTCCCGCTGAATATCCCGCCGACAAAGTGTTCAACAAGGACGAactttttgaagttttgaGTATCGAAAATTGGATAATGCCGGCCGTTTACGCAGGTCACATAGATTCAGTGGACTGGGTTAAACCGGCGTGGGCGCAGCAAATACGAGAAACAACAATGAAAATTACTGTGGGAAAACATCGAACATCTGGAACTATAAAACTGAACAATACTGAAACATATTTCATGAGTGAACTATTATACGCTCCGAACAGTGAGCTTCTCAATCAGAAAGGGTTAAACGTTTCCGTTAAAACTCTTCCTCATATCCTGAGAGCTAATAATCCTGTAGCAGGGGAACCAGATTCCTCGGAGCACCAAAAACATGGTTTAAAAAGATCTGCATCTGGGGATTTTATAACTCAATGTgatgatcagtttttcatTCTGGATATTGATTTGGATTTCTTTTCAACTGTGAATCCATTCAAATCTATATATACTGAACATCAGTATTCATTGTTGAAACAGATTTTCCGTTTTCAGCCACCGACAAACTCTAGTGAGAAATCTATCCAAATGTGCCTGGAAAATCGACAGAAACAACTCGCTGAAATTAGGCTTTTTATCAAGGAAGCCGTGCTGGAAAATAAAACCTCAAAAACTTCAATTACcggtaatgaaaatatttcaatgcgTAGGAAATTGGTCCATGAACTGATTTCTGAAATATGTGCTAAAACCTCTgaagaaattgatattgatCAAATCATGCAAACAGGTTTCACTTGTGATGACGACAGTGAACTTCCTCATCATATTAGTTCCGATGAGGAAATTCACCGATTAATACTTAATGTCAGCGATTATCTGAAAGATTTACCTCATAAACCGACTATAGTTACGATAGCTAGATCGAGTAGTGATGAGTATTGTCCATTAGATCAAGTTGATCAGATTCAATCGTTGGTTTTTGACTTACTTACCAAACATTACGGTGAATTAAATGTAACCTTGAAATATAAGGATGATTGAATTTCCAAACACACGTATTTTTCTCCTTAATTTTTATTTGATGCAGTCCGTTTCGGGAAGTGTTTTCATTTTGGATGAGCAACTGGAATTACAAAGAGTAGGCAGACATCAACTTAACTGTGCTGCATGGTTTAATAGCAAGTCTACTTAGAGCTACATTACTTGGTGCTCCTTTTTGGAAAAAAGTTGTTTAAACTATGATTTATGCTTATTTTTTCACAAGAAATGCTACTTTTTGACTTAAAaattatctgaaaaatatttgcGATACTTGGTGTTGATCAAATTATCTTAACCCAAGCATGCATCATTCCTGGGCCCTTGGGCATGAGTGACATAAGTGATATTTATTAGTCCGGTGAGATCTGAGGAAAGTGAAAACCCCTGTGattgtgaaatattgataACTGCTGTTCAGTCTTTGGCAAGTGAGTATTATTAGTTCATGTTTTCCACACTATCGTTATACTGCACTAGATGGTGTAGATCATTATTTTTATCGTGGCAGGCGAACAGGGTGAATTGTTTCAATCGCCGAATgctttatttattgaaatcattctCATAGATTAAGACTTTTAATTGATTCCGtctgatttttcattttggttGAAGTTAAAGAACTGTATGTCTTGCTTAGTTTTACTAAAGTCTATACTATAGAAACCATGGGCAGAGTTTAAAAATTTTCTTATCTGAGTAGAGTAGATATGGACAAATATTTTCCTTGGTTTCCTCTGAAAAGAAGTAGATGATGATGTTGTTAACATGTGACCCCTGCGTGAAGTGAGAaaccaaaatgaacaaatggaGATATGCCTATTTATTTACATCTGTAAAATCTCAAATTTATTGCagaatataaagatttttttctaataatttgtACAGACTGTTATACAAGGTAATATTGAGGGTGAAACTAATACAATAGCATTATACATATTTGTAGACAATAACATCCATCCAAGAcaatacaaatatattcaatcaatGATCACAGTCCacttaaaaaacaaataccACGTTTAGAATATTGAACCAGCTCTAATATAGATAAATACATGCGTTTAATCTTGTgctaaaataaatttaaatatCATTATAATTTGTTAAAGATAATTCAATACATGAAATTCTGATCgtttgatgaaaatgctaaatttgaAATCGTTTATTATCCCTGAAATCCAGATGTATCTACGTATTCTAAACATTGATTTCGTTGAATAATGTTTTGCAAGTTGTAATGCGTAAAGTCTTCATCTATGAATTAATAAGATAATGATCCATGCAAGAAGTTTATATAATGCAAACAGAAGCGAACCGATGGACAAGCtaacaattgaaatatgaCTAGCTAAGAGGCATGTACCTTAACACAATAGTCTCATTACATAGATCAACTTAAAATCATTGACATTTGCGTGCAAGTTCTcgatatataatgtatatagtgTAGCGTACATAGCCCAACATAATCACAACAGATCCACATGATCGATTCAACTGTACAAAATAGAGATGCCTTATACTCATCACCCTCAAAATTACTGTACATTAAAAAACTCACATTCCACTATACAGTTTGTGTCCATATGTGATGTGCATATATCTATAGCTTACACGTATTACAAAAGAATTTCCGATTATTAATAAATCACGTTTGCTGATGGATGACTTGATTCACTCAGCAAAAATGACCGTCTTTCTGGGCAACAACTCAGAACTACAGGTAATACTGCACTCCTTTATCAAGTCACCGCGTTAATCAGAAGTTGTGAAAGTCATTTGAGGCAATAAACTTAATGAAAAGGTTTATCTACAAAGAATAAGTGacctgaacccagttccatagttcaggTTCAGATTTGACTATagtgtttatttcatcattcaacGCAATGAGTCTAATCTTTCACCCGCGGAACTGGAATAATGAGTCTAGCATATCACATATTGACATCGAGTCCACTTAGTGATAAAGATTTCTTCATGGCTAATGAGTTTTTATCCATTTTACTCGGGATAAAATCCACTTACCAGTCATCCATAATAATAACAACTTATGCATATCACATTCATATTATTATTAGAAGTATATGTAGTAATATCATTATAAGATATACCCggtttatgaaaataaatttggaATTTTGTTGTCAAAGCCCTGCCACATTTGCTACAATTATTAATCCGtaattcatcaattcattGCAAGCTAAATATATCTGTACTTGAATgctatatatatttttcattcatttacacatttcattaataataataataatattaatatcaaccattattatttatatcaatagaactatatatacaaacatataatacaataataaaactATCTTTTAACAAAGAGGACATCTGACAGCACAGATTAAAATGAAGTTTGCtttgctgttgttgtttttaagATTGCACATGTGTAATTATTACGTACAAGCACAACAGCATAGCATCGTTTAGAAAAAAGTGCTGCCCTCTACCTATAGAAAGATAATGACAATGATTTGATGCAATGAAATACACAAAATCTTACACGAGTCCCGCTCTCCCTAAAAATGAAGACAACACATTGtatattttcttcataatACTTGCCAAGATCATTATCTCTAAGGCATTGTTTATCAATAATGTATGTTTCTGTTTGCTGATATCAAACACAATAAAACCCATGGCACTTATAAAATACCCATTCATTCAAATGGAATTCACTAAAACTGTGGTGATCTCATCTCTCACCcctgtgtgtgcgtgtgtgtgtatgtaaatatgtatatcTATAGCTTTTGGTACATCGAGTAAAGGTGAAAACACTTCAAAAGCAAGGAACACTGAACTCTCAATTCTTACAGCAAAACAGATGACATGTTCCATTAATGTATAGCCCATGACCGTATTTTCACATGACTGAATTTACTAGTACCTGTTATTAACATCTCACAGTCCCaaaaagttttatattttcaggcaTCTTATATGAGTCAATTACCTAACTGTGAATTCTACCATCCAAAGTTGCTacattcaattctattcaatTGATCGTTCGTTCGAAAGTGATTGTTTTCTAAGATAATGAGCTTCTTCATCCAGGTGACATTTACTACCAGAAATACCGCATGATCTAACTGATGACAGTAACACAAAACAGATTTGAAGTACCAGCACTTCAGTAGTGCCGCAAGACCAGAGCCAAACTACAATTGATCAAACCTAGGCTAACAAAACAAGATGCAGACATTTGGCACTTAAATAAAGCCGATAGATTGTAGTTTGTTCTTCGCTAATCATGCATATAGCGCATGGAGCAAATTATCTGAGTATTCAAACACTGAAGAAGCCGTGCACCGATTTATGTAAGCCCACATTAGTTTTACCATACACAACCCAAACCTATAGATATATACGTAATATATGGCGTCGCTCACTGCTGAGATACTGATGATTACACCGTTATATTTACACTTAGAAGGTACCCATCTAGACAAATGATTATAAATGCAAATCAACAGAAATGTGCAGCACCAACGAAGTCAGAAATCAACGATGAAAGGTTATATAGCAttgtcatcatcattatttcgcTATCTGGCACTGATCAGCACAATCTGCACACATATTTCCATCACAGTGCCGAGCTATCTTGCAGATATGATTACTCGCTGACTTCACCAGAATCGGGAGTGGCGGAAATCATGGCCGATGAAATCTAGTGAGATGACGACTGTTCTCATGGACGGCCATTTCTGAGCTTTTGAATTCGTTCAGTTCTTTTCTAATTGAAGCCTGAAAATAATCAAGAAATTGAAGTTAAGACGAATTAGCGTAGAAAAAGAACTAAAACCTTTCCAGTACTAACATGCTGGAGATTATTTGATAATCTACAAAGAAAGTACAACCTCAGTAACAGGCCTACCGCGAAATTGCATCTTCCTCACAGTGCGGTGTAGGCACAAGATATGGTGGGTGGATTATACACCGCATAGTGGGGAACACACGCTGAAAAGGTGAGAAGTATAAACATATCTCGTACCTTATCCTTAGGTGTTAATCTTGTCCATGGTTTGTCAGCTCGACGGTCATATTCGCACGCTTCTGTTAACTCGACATAGTctttgaattttataatcTTTCGTTCCTTCAGTTCCTCGACTGTCGGTCGGAAACTCAACTGCAAATATGAGTAAAACAATCAGGAACATAAAGAAAGTGATGACAGGCGATGCACCTTTCTATACTAtccaaaaacaagaaaataaactGGTTTACAACAAAATATAGAATACATACCTTTCTTATGAgaacttttttcttttcttccttTTCTCTTCTAAATTCTTCAGCGGTTTGTCCTGTAATATTAGTTAAAATTGCATGTATTCGCAAGTATTTACGATCACGAATTCGTCGTAACATTTCCAAATTACTAAGTGTTAACTGTAACAATAGCCGAGATTCAACTTACTGTGTAAGATATTCTTCTGTTCTAACTCTTCCTGTGATGGGCGAAGACTAAGCCTCCTACAAAACaatcattcaatcaatcagTCAATCCAAATTCATAACGCGTAGGAGTCCTATAATTCAAATCTTACCGTGTCAGTTTACTTTCAACGTGTTCctttatttgttgtttttcctCATCCGATTTTGACGGTATGATATTCTTTTCTATCAACACGCGGCGATCTGGACGCGTGCTCAGAAAACGCGCCAGACTGTCCTTCCGCGCTACTTTAACAGCtagatctgaaaaataaaatcatgttCATTTTACGAAACAACCGAGCTATGAATGCGATAGAAGGAAgaagatattttgccaatttgGCATTATTCTAGTAAACACAATTGAAAACACACGAAAATGCATTCCTACAGAGTTCAATAAAGGGTGAGAGTAAGATTCTAGGGTATAAGGATTAGGTGGTCGCATGTTCCACTAGCACACAGTAGGCTGTGGGTTCAAATCCCGATTTTTGGCTCATTTTTCTTGATGCTACAAGACCTCGGTGCATGTGCGCAATACCACAGAACAATCATGAATGAGCTAAAGACAAAATCGCATTGGCAAGAATAGTTCCACAACGAAAAAATGTCTACTTTCTTAAAAGAAATATTGAGCCCAATCACTCACCATCTTCATCTTCTCGCCAATGTATTTCTTCATCATCCGATGAATCGAATTCACCTGGGTAATTCTCTTTGTCCCCAATGGCCCTAAAACACAAATGATTACATGGACAATGTAATGGGGGAAAAACAAGTCTTCACATAAATAATACATCCTGAGTAATCGGCAATGTATACGCATCAAAACCGGAAATATCTTTGAAAGGATAAATTGTATGATTAAAGCAGTGAAGACAAGACACATCTTTTTAAGCAACTTTGATATATGAATCAATCTTACACGTGACAACCACCAATTGTTAGTAAATCTACGGGGATAGCATTTTATATACAAGTATAAACCGGCTAAATCAGATTTCCAGCATAAACTGTAGTTATGAATCAGGGTATACTATACACAAGTACTATCAACTCAGACACGCTATATCAACTTAATCATTCGGGAAATCCAATCCATTCTATAGCAAATACTGCTAACGAAAATTGGTTGCATAATGAAGTAAACAtctgtatttgtatttgtatatatatatatatatatatatatatatatatatatatatatatatatatatatatatatatatatatatatatatatatatatatatatatatatataatcatcCTATGCACAATATTCATCGGTTAGTCTTCATACACAGTATCAAATAGTCTTAAATTCAAGCCTGTTACTGTTAACAGTGCGCAATAATCTATCGTCAAACTAAATAACGTAATTACGCATGATCTATTAACACAGATTTCCAGTATCAGGAATCCTCTCTAATAGAACAACATAATTAGATAACTAATTATAAATATGACTACGTACAGTAGACCTAGCAGCGGCTATTAGGAGAAATATTGCATGATTTTTATGATGTAATACTCTGTAATACTCGGGCGCCCATTATTCTATGAATGCATATATAATCATCAGATATGACAGggtattgttttcatttcaatatccAATCGCTCCTCGCTGTAACTCAGGTTAAGGAGATATTTGTTCTTAAAACCGAGTGAAGGTTTCACTATCAATGATTAGCTACTTTCCGCATTAGAAATTTCTAATCCACACGACGACACTTGAAGCATTTTTGCTGCAGATGAAGcatttttaaatatgaatgaaaactgCAGCCTAAAGAATCGTCAAGTGGACCCAGTAAACTCTTCACCCACTTACAGTAGGCATTTAAAGGGAAGGCTTGATAAAGATGACATTTCCGG is a window of Tubulanus polymorphus chromosome 2, tnTubPoly1.2, whole genome shotgun sequence DNA encoding:
- the LOC141899797 gene encoding UPF0489 protein C5orf22 homolog; the protein is MMASASSVKKGMRRFSALPVYVVDDHNEVLPFIYRCIGSKHLPMSGIKIIHFDAHPDLLIPAEYPADKVFNKDELFEVLSIENWIMPAVYAGHIDSVDWVKPAWAQQIRETTMKITVGKHRTSGTIKLNNTETYFMSELLYAPNSELLNQKGLNVSVKTLPHILRANNPVAGEPDSSEHQKHGLKRSASGDFITQCDDQFFILDIDLDFFSTVNPFKSIYTEHQYSLLKQIFRFQPPTNSSEKSIQMCLENRQKQLAEIRLFIKEAVLENKTSKTSITGNENISMRRKLVHELISEICAKTSEEIDIDQIMQTGFTCDDDSELPHHISSDEEIHRLILNVSDYLKDLPHKPTIVTIARSSSDEYCPLDQVDQIQSLVFDLLTKHYGELNVTLKYKDD